The stretch of DNA CTTTATAACCCAAAGCTTGGAAAGACCTAATATCCTTTGGATAGCCTTTTGCCAATAAGCCTTTAACTTCGTCAATTAGGCCTTTTGCGATCATATTATCGACGCGCTTATTTATGCGTTCGTATAATATCTCTCGTGGGAGGCTTAATCCTATAATTGTGTAGCTTGACCCCCTCTGTCCCTCGACAAGCTCGGGACATCTCCCCCTTACCAAGGGGGAGAAAGAGAGGGGGTGTTTCTTCTGCAATTCCGATATTGGTTTCCCAGTAAGTTCAAATACTTCCAAAGCTCTTATTATTCTTTTTTTATCATTCCGATTTATTTTTTCGGCGGCGGCAGGATCTATTTCAGATAGTTGTGAGTAGAGCGTAGGAGTCGGGATGGATTCAAGTTCCTCTCTAACTTCTTTATTCGTTTCGACGATCGGGAATTGAAATCCTTCAAGTAACGACCAGAGATAAAGCCCCGTTCCTCCGACGATTATATACCCCCTCTGTCCCTCGACAAGCTCGGGACATCTCCCCCTTATCAAGGGGGAGAATGAGAGGGGGGGTATAAGCTTATTTACCTCTCCGACGAAATCGGAAACCGTCCATTCCTCGTTCGGATTTCTAATATCTATAAGATGATGAAGAATTCCCTGTCTTTCTTCGGTCGCGGGCTTTGCTGTTCCAATATCCATACCGCGATAGACCTGCATGGAATCGGCCGAAATGATCTCTCCATTTATTTTCTTGGCGAGTTCGATGGAAAGCTTTGTTTTACCGACGGCTGTTTGGCCTAAGAGGATAATGGGGTTTATATTTGGCATTATTTTGAGATCTGATTTATGATATTTTCTATATTGAAAACAAGATAAAAAGGGATCGACAATAATTTGTACTGAATTACATGGCTGTTAGAAAGCGAAAGGCTGTGCTCCTCAAGCGTTAATTGCCCGTTGTATATCCTTATCCCTAAATTTAGCCCGCTGCGGTACAGGAATTGATGGAGAGACTTTAATGAACCGTGGCTTCCCGCCTTAACCTCGATGGGGCACAAACGTCCGTTTAATTGGATGATATAATCTAGTTCTGAAGATGTCCCTTTCTCTTCCCGCGTCCAAAAAAATAAAGGCCGCCTATCTCGGGGATCTAAGGCGAGCAATTCTTGCCCAACAAATTCTTCAAATAGCGCCCCCTCAAAAAAAGGATTAATTAATTTGTTGTAAATCTGGTCTTTGGACAAATTGAGCATATGAGCGCAGAGCCCAATATCGAGAAAGAATGCTTTTGGGGCAGATTTTAATTTCCTGGTTAGCGGGGCTGAAGTGTTTACCGTAGGGAGGATCCTTTCCACAAGCATAGCTTCATGCAAAATATTAAAAGCCTCGGAAATGTTTTTTGATGCTGTATTTGTCCCTGATAGTTTTGAGTATTTTATCCTATTGCCTATTTCAAAAGGGACCCTCTCCCAAACAAGCTTTAAATATTCTACTTCTGAACTTTTTGAGTATTTCACAAAATCCTCTTTAAACGACAAAGATAATGCCGTATGGAATTCCCTGGCCAGCTTAATGCTTTTATTAGACATGAAGAGTTGTACTGCTTCCGGCATCCCGCCGATAACCATATAATCAGCCAAAAGCTTCAGTATCTTTTCATGGATAGGGGCTGCTAATGGCTTGTTGATTTTGCAGTTATTAATGTTTTCCAAAATAATATCTTCTTTTAAAGCATTAAGAAATTCAACAAAAGATACCGGATAAAGATATAGGAATTCAACTCTTCCCACCGGAAAGGACCATCCTTCTTTTTTCATCCTGACTTCTAATAGGGATCCGGCCGCAATTACGTGTAATTCGGGAATGTTTTCATAAAAATAGCGCAATAATCTTATGGCTGGAATTGAATTTTGTATCTCATCTATAAAGAGAAGCGTTTCGCCGGGAATTATCCTTTGGTTGGCCAAGCTTTCGATGCTTTGGATGATCTCGTCAATATTTTTTACTTCAGAAAAGATCTTATTTATGGCATCGATCTCAAGGTTTAATTCCACCAAATGTTTAAACTCTTTTGAAAACTGCCTAATTACAGTGGTTTTCCCTGTTTGCCTCGCGCCTCTTAAGATCAGTGGCTTTCTGTTTTCCTTGGTTTTCCATTGCAGCAGATCTTTTTCTATGTTTCTTTTGAACATAGAAGCATTCTACCAAAAGAATAGGTTGTTTGCAACATATGTTTACCAAGAGAATAGGTTGTTATTGCGAATTTTGTCTTAATAGACTCAATCACGTTCGTTGCGAAGTGCTATTAGCCTGACTAAATTCAATACTGCCATCGCAGTTGCCGCGATGTAGGTTAAAGCGGCCGCATTTAGGACCGATCGCGCCATGGGGATCTCGTTTACAGTTAAATAGCTTCCATCGGACAATAATTTGATCGCGCGTGACGATGCGTTGAATTCAACTGGCAGAGTAATTACTTGAAAAGCCACAGCCAATGAAAAAACAATGATGCCGATATCCATTAACATCGGGAAGCTAAATATCAAGCCCATAAAAAAAAGCGGGATGGCCATGTTTGACCCAAGCATCGCGGCAGGGACCAGATTGTTCCTTAAGGCCAATGGCGCATAAGCTTTTGAGTCTTGGATAGCATGGCCCACTTCGTGCGCCGCGACCCCGATCGCCGCGACCGAATTGCTGTTATAAACGGAAGTTGATAAATGGAGCGTTTTATCTCTCGGGTCGTAATGATCCGTAAGCTCTCCTTCAACTTGCTGGACCGGGATCGATCTTAACCCTGCAGCATCGAGGAGAGAACGGCTGACTTGTGCCGCCGTATTTCCGCTTGCGGCTTTAACTTCGGAATATTTGCTGAAAGTCGATTTGACCTTGAATTGCGCGTAAACCGCTAGCAGCATTGCCGGAATTAATAATATAAAAGTAGGATCGGAGTAAAAAAACATTATTCTTCCCCTCCTTTTCTAATAGATTCTTTTCTCAAACATCAAAAACGACCCTCGCTTTATTTTGTGTAAGTTCAAGCCCGTTAAAAGTCGCCTCTTTGATCGCCCTATGCATCAGGTGAAGCGATTTGTTGATGCGTTCGCCGTTTACTACAGCCTCAAGGCTGTTGTCGCTTAATCTTGTAATATTGAATTCGCGGAATAGCATATGTTTTGCGTCCTCAAGATAATTGAGTTCGTTAAGCCAGTTGATGAAGAGATCTTCGCGGTCGTCGCCTTTGACTTTTACCGTAAATGATTCAGCGGTTTTTACAGCTTGGAGCTCTGTCATAAGCGAGAACATGGCAAATGCGGCATTTTCGAAAACTTCTTTTATGTTCTTGCCGTGGGCAATGATCCCGATATCGGTTGGATGTTTAATAGTTTCAAATTTGTTGATCATATGACTTTGAAGCCGCCATGCTTCTTGAAATGCTCTACCAGTCCGCCTTCAGAGAGCAATATTTGCATGGTTTTTGGGAGAGGCGCTATCTTGATATCTATCTTCTTGGTGTTGTTCACGATCTTTCCGTTATCGAAATCAATTGTCAGCTCGTCGCCTTCGCTTATTTTGTCGGTATCGCATTCGATCGCTGGAAGCCCAAGGTTGAAGCAATTCCTATAAAATATCCTTGCGAATGATTTTGCGAGCACGACCGCAATATTCGCGTATTTAATAGCCATTGGAGCCTGTTCCCTGGATGATCCGCATCCGAAGTTGCGGCCCGCGACCAAAAAGTCGCCTTTTTTTACTTTTGAGAAAAATTCGGGGTCGATATCTTCCATTACATGCTTTGCGAGTTCAACAGGGTCTTGGATCTTGAATTTATATCGGCCGGAGATGATATAGTCGGTGTTTATATCATCCATAACTTTTAGAGTTCGGGCGCTACCTTTGAGTTCCATAATTGAGATAATTTTAGCATATAACTAATATTGAGTAAATAAGCGAAGAAACTTCAATTCTTCCAATATCCTGTCCAGGATTTCCATTTTCTTTTTCACTTCGATATTGTTGTTGAGGGAAGAGCTGCGCTTGACAGCGTCGTAGACCAGCCCTGCAGCCGCAATCAGCTCCTCAAAATGTTTCTGCTTGAATGAAATCGTCAAAGAATGTTTTTTCTTTAGCAGACGTTTTAAGCATTAGATTCCTCCTATATCAATAGTTTACTACTTCAAGAGAATATGTCAAAAGCGGACCTCTCTGTATTCCTTGCACACCAAGGGATTACGGACATAAAAAATAGTTTGCCTCATAGTGAAATTTTCGGGGGGGCTGTCGATATATATGCGGGCCAAAAAGAAAAAGATAATCCATGGGAAAATGGGTTGATTTTTCAGAGGTCTCAGAAGCAAGAAAGTGGACAAGCATGGGTAGGAGCCCTTATATAAATTATGTTATCCTTTGAAATTAATATTAGCCGCATTAAAATCCCTGGCCATGGGCGCTTGGCGTCTGTTCCGAATGCAAGGGAAGCGGCTAGATTTTTGGGCCAGTTTCGAAGTCAAACAAGGATTGACCTATCATCGACCGCAGAAAACCCAAGCTTTCCATTTCAACGGCTGGCCGATAAATTGCGCGATGTCGGGGTGGCTGGATTGGCCGTTAATCCCATCGAATACAGCGACAAATCTAAATCTGAAGAATGGATAGTTTCCATATTAAAAACAATTGTACGCCGACCTCACGAAGTTGCTGCCAATTTAGATGAATTTCATATTTCGCCGTTATTTTCTTATGTTGTTGACCCGGGGGATTTGCCCGCTGTCCATCAAGCTATTCGTCAGAGAAGATTAGGATTTCTGGAGATAGATGATGTATGGAAGCTGGCAAGCCCCTTTTTATTGCCTACCGAATTGGTTAAGATCGCAACCATCTGCAAGGGGCGCGGGATTGGAAAAGCCATAGGGCATCCCTTATTTCCATCCGAGGTCGCGCCCCGCTTAATTGTTGATTATATTGTTCGCCGTATGCGGACACCTGACCTATGGTTCACGGCAGACAAGATCGAACACCACATCGAACAAATCGGCGATGGTGATTTTTTTCGCTGCGAGACTTCTTCAATACTTGCTCTTTCAGTGTTATTGCGCGGCGGCTGGTATTATCTATATTTTACCGAGGAAGGTTCGCCAGAAGTCAGGTGGTGCGACGTAATCCGCAATATCCGCGGCGGTTTACTGGCAAAACCGATCGTAGCTAGGGAACAAATTCTTACCCTGCTCGAGGTTGAGAAGCCGCAATTAACTTGGCTTTTACGCAGGACAATGGAAGATGATTTTGAAAAAGAAATAACCTCGTGATATTTCTTATTCTTAAAGATACTTTCTCGGATCAGCTATCTTCCCTTCAATGACCGAAGCTGCCACTGTTGCCGGGGATCCCAGGTAAATAAATGAATTGACGTTCCCCATCCTGCCTTTAAAGTTCCTGTTTGCTGTTGAAATAACATTTTCCCCATCAGATGGCACGCCATTGTGGGTACCAACACATGGTCCGCATCCAGGTGTTACAGCGACTGCCCCGGAATCAAGCAGTGTTTGATATGTCCCATCTTTGATCATTGCCATCAAAATATCTTTTGATGATGGGGCGATTATAAGCCTGGAATCGGCATGGACTTTTTTCCCTTTTAAGATCTTTGCCGCAACTTGGAAATCTTCAATTCTTCCATTTGTGCAAGTTCCGATGAACCCTTGCTGGATAGGTGTTCCAATGACTTCGGTAATCGGGCAAACATTGTCTACCGTATGCGGTTTTGCGATCTGTGGGACAAGTTTTGTAACATCTATCTCAACTGCTTTGGCATAGACCGCATCTTTGTCGGCTTCGACAGGGTTTGGTTTTCTTTTTGGATGATGAGCGGCAACCCATTCCATGACTTTTTTATCAGCCTTCATAAGGCCAGCTTTGGCCCCGCATTCGATAGCCATGTTTGAAATAGTAAATCTTTCGTCAACTTCCATGGCATCGATTGATTCTCCGTAAATTTCGAGCACCATATAAGTCGCGCCATCAGCTCCGATCTGGCCGATTAAGCTTAATATTAGATCTTTTGAATAAATTCCTTTTGGCAATGCGCCTTTGTAAACAACTTTCATTGTGTCGGGAACTTTAAACCAAAGTTTTCCCGATATCATTCCGGCCGCGAGATCCGTTGATCCAATGCCTGTCGAAAAAACATTGATCGCGCCATATGTGCAAGTGTGAGAATCGGCGCCTATAACTAAATCACCTGGAACGACATGCCCCTGTTCAGGGGTTATCTGATGGCAAACACCGCATCCAATGTCGTAAAGCTTGATGCCTTGGTCTTTTATGAAATTTCTGATCTTGTGGTGGATCGCTGAAACGCCCGAATTTGGCGAGGGGGAGCTATGGTCGATGATTATCGCGATCCTTGACGGGTCAAAAACTTTTTTTGCCCCCATTTTGTTGAAAGAATCGATCGCAACGCCTGAAGTCCCATCTTGCCCGATCATAAAATCCAAATCGGCGATTACTATATCTCCTGCATGGGAATCAGTTTTGGAATGGTTCGACAATATTTTTTCAGCGATAGTTTTGGGCATAATAAATACTTTCCTCCCGAGTGAAATTTTTAATTTTGATTTAAAGAAAGAAATTTTCCTTCTTTTTTTGCTTTTTTCATTATTATGGATTTCTTGTCAATATTTTTAAATTCTTCCGGAGTATATCCTATAATATCCATAGGCACAGACCTCGTAACAGGATCAGCTCCTTGAATATGGGACAAGAGTTCCAAGCGCTTCATAAATTGCATTTTCTTAAAATCTGGAGAAATAACAATAAAATCAATATCGCTATCCTTATGCGTTTTACCTGTGGCAAAACTGCCAAATAAAAATACGCCATTCACCCTAATATTACTAGGAATATGCTTTAAAAAAGCATCTATTACTCTTTGTGGCTTAATTTTTTCTCTATCCATGAAAACACCTCTTTTGTTTTTGCAAAATGATAATCAGCTGTTTTTTTGTCGTATCGCAATACAGGGCCTTTATGGGAAATATCCGGATAACGAGCCGGCTGATAATGCGGATTTAATTGTTCGATATAATTTTTGAATTCAATGGGCGGGTCCAGCCCGCTTTCCTCAAGAAGAAATATTAAATTGTGGACTCTTTTGGGTTCTTTGCCCATATCAACAAGTATTGTTTTTAATATTTTCTCGATGGCTTGTTGGCAATGAAGAACAGCTAATTGATAAGAATAATGTGATTTTGGATGTAAAACTAGAACTTCTGCCGCTTCTAAATCTGCCTTTGCGTATTCAAGCCATTTTTGAACTAAATATTTCATAAAAAAACACTTCCCTCCCAGATGAAATTTCTAAAATCACTAAACGATAATATATTGTACCAGATTACAAGAATTTGGGTAAGCGCAATAATAGGAGGAAACAAAAATGGCAATTGGTGAAGGTGTCGTAAGAGCGCGCATAATTAAGTTCAGGGCTTATTCCTGTTCCTCCTGCGCTCCTTGAGCTTCGGAGGACGAATTAAAAATTACCCGGCTTTGGTGAGTAGTCCCGATCTAATAACGGGATTGAAAGCTAAAGCTGGGCACTATTTCTTCTCTTTCTTTAATTTCAATTCTTCTTCAACCATTTTGACTTTTTGTGCGATGTAAGGATCGAGCCCTTCTATCTGGTTTAGTTCCCTTAACAAAGCGATAGCTTTCGGCTGGCGGCTTATTTCGGCGAGCTCCAGCTTGGCGCGGGCTGCGAGGTCGGTATAAGCGCCCGGAAATTTAATGATTTCTGTTAACGTTTTTTCAGCTTTCTTAAGATCCGAAAATTTCGCCCTTCTTCTTAGCAATTGGGCTCTGATCAGCTTGGTTTTTAGCGCGACGTAATCTCCAGGTCTTTCCCTTAATAATCTTTCCGCCCTGTCGCACAAAGTTATCGCTTCGGTAAGTTTTTTCGGGAAGTGGTAGAGGACAAGCTCTGCTTTGCCGAGCATTCCGCGGGCTCTGAAATACCAATGTGCCTTTCTTTCTTTTATTAATTTTTCATGAAGGCGCATGGCGATCGTGTGATCTTTTGCTTTTTTATCGTCGCGAACAAGCCTAAGATCGGCTTCGATCGCGTAAGTTTTTGCCATAAAAAAATCGGATAGGTCGGTTTTGAGGTTTTTCCTTGCCGTTTCGCAAAGGGCCAAGGCGCTTTTTATAGCATCCGGCTTGATCCCGGGAGTTAAAAGTTCGGCTCGACCGATCTGGGCCCTGGCCCTCAAATATTCGGACCCGTAATTCTGCAGTATCTCGCTATATATCCCTTCAGCCCTTGCATAATCTCCGGGATTGTTGCGCCCGACCAGGGAGTCCGCCAGCCGGAATTTGATCTCCCCGATGTCCGATCTGAAAGGAAAGCTCTTAATAAGTTTTGTATCCCTTTCGATCAGCTTGTCGAGCTTTTCTTTTTCAGACGGGGCGGGGTAGTCGGTTTCCATCTGCATCGAGAATTCGGTAATTGGCGATACTATTGCCATTGATATTTCTCCTTATTTAATGTATTATATCATATCAATGCAACGCGATAAAGAGCTAGCAGAACTTGAGAAAAAACTTGGAATATCCTTCCTGAATAAACAGCTTTTGAACCAATCACTCACCCATGCGTCTTTTGCACACGAAGAAAAAATACCCGATAACGAAAGATTGGAATTTTTGGGCGACGCGGTGATCAAACTTGTGATATCCGAATATATTTACAATAAATTCCCATCAAGGCCGGAAGGCGATCTTACGAAAATCCGAGCCACAGTCATTTCCGACGAAACTTTGGCCCGCGAAGCGAATACCGTTAAACTTGGAGAATATTTGCTCCTATCTGAGAATGAAAAGAAAACAGGCGGCGACCGCAGAAAATCAAATGTCGCAAACGCGTTCGAATCCCTTGTTGGCGCGATCTATTTGGATGCGGGCCTCGGGAAAGTCCGGGATTTTCTGCTTGATTTCCTAAGAGCAGAGATCGACAAGGTAAGCCGGGAGGGGTATATCAAGGACTACAAATCCGCACTGCAGGAATTTGTCCAAAAGAAAAAATGGCTGCTTCCCCAATATAAGGTTCTAAAAGAATTGGGGCCAAGGCATGAGAAATTATTCGTGATCGGGGTCAAAATCAAAGGGAAGATAATGGGCGAAGGCCGCGGCATGAACAAGAAAGAAGCCGAACAAAAAGCCGCCGAAGAAGCCCTGAAGGCTCTCCAATGCATGTAATAATAAAAGATGGGACGATACTTGATGCAAGATCTCAAAAAGAGATTAAAGCGGATATTCTAATAGAAAACGGAAAGATAAAAGAAATCGGAAAAAATCTTAAGGGCCCGGCAAATACGACCATAATCGATGCTGAAGGGCTATTGGTCTCTCCGGGACTTATTGATATGCATTGCCATTTAAGGGATCCAGGCGATCCGGAAGACGAATCTATTGAATCGGGAACAAGATCTGCGGCGCTTGGCGGATTTACGACGATCGCCTGTATGCCAAATACAAATCCACCTCTCGATAATTCCGCCATGATCAAATATATTACCTCAAAATCAAAACAGGTCGGAGTTGTAAACGTTCTTCCTGTAGGCGCTGTCACAAAAGGTCTTTTGGGAAGACATCTAACAGAAATGGGAAAGATGATCGAGGAAGGGGCCGTAGCATTTTCTGACGATGGAATGCCGGTTTCAAATTCGCAAGTAATGAGGCATGCTCTTGAATACGCGAAAATATTCGGGACCACGATCATTTCACACTCCGAAGATCTAGAGCTGTCCGCGGAAGGGCAGATGAACGAAGGGGGCCTCTCAACGATACTTGGCCTGAAGGGGATCCCCGCTCTTGCTGAAGAGACTGCCATTGCAAGAGATATCGACCTGGCAAGCCAATTTGGCCCGATACATATAACCCATGTTTCAACCGCAAAGTCAGTAGATATTATCAGGGAAGCGAAAAAGAAAGGCATTCCGGTCACTGCCGATACCTGCCCCCATTACTTTTCGCTTACAGAAAATGCTGTTGAAGGATACAACACACTTGCCAAAGTCAATCCCCCATTAAGGACGCAAGACGATGTCGAGGCGATAAAAAAGGGACTAAAAGACGGGACGATCGACGCGATAGCGACCGATCATGCCCCGCACAAAGCTGAAAAGAAAAATGTCGAATTCGCTTCCGCCGCCAAGGGATCGGTCGGGTTTGAGACAGCCCTTTCACTGTCACTAGCGGAATTAAAGCCTTTATTAAGCGTAAATCAAATAATTGAAAAATTAACTTTAGCCCCATCAATAATATTGGGCATTCACAAAGGTGAAATTAAAGTTGGCGCCGATGCAGACATAACGATTATCGACCCAAACGCGGAATATGAAATTAATATTGAGGCTTTTGTCTCGAGATCAAAAAATTCCCCATTCGATAAAAGATTCGTCCGAGGCAAAGTCCTTCACACTATCGTCTCTGGTAGAATAGTGGTCAGAGATGGTCGACTTGTGCAGTAAATCCAAACTTCCAACATCCAACTTCCAATTTGGTTTTTGGCATATTATTTTTGGGATTTGTTTGGTTGTTGGAAGTTTGATGTTGGGATTTTTTCTTTTAGGGTGCGGCGTAGATCAAGGCGTCAAAACAATCTCGGTTTCCTCTTCGTCAAAAACTATCGGCTTAAATAAGACGCAGCAATTTTACGCTTATGCTTTTGATGCGTCGAACGCGACGGTTTCAAAGACCTTCACGTGGGGAGTTGAAGGGTCGATAGGAACAATAGACGCAGCCGGATTTTTTTACGCGGGGGCCTCG from Candidatus Saganbacteria bacterium encodes:
- a CDS encoding 3-isopropylmalate dehydratase large subunit codes for the protein MPKTIAEKILSNHSKTDSHAGDIVIADLDFMIGQDGTSGVAIDSFNKMGAKKVFDPSRIAIIIDHSSPSPNSGVSAIHHKIRNFIKDQGIKLYDIGCGVCHQITPEQGHVVPGDLVIGADSHTCTYGAINVFSTGIGSTDLAAGMISGKLWFKVPDTMKVVYKGALPKGIYSKDLILSLIGQIGADGATYMVLEIYGESIDAMEVDERFTISNMAIECGAKAGLMKADKKVMEWVAAHHPKRKPNPVEADKDAVYAKAVEIDVTKLVPQIAKPHTVDNVCPITEVIGTPIQQGFIGTCTNGRIEDFQVAAKILKGKKVHADSRLIIAPSSKDILMAMIKDGTYQTLLDSGAVAVTPGCGPCVGTHNGVPSDGENVISTANRNFKGRMGNVNSFIYLGSPATVAASVIEGKIADPRKYL
- a CDS encoding HEPN domain-containing protein, which gives rise to MKYLVQKWLEYAKADLEAAEVLVLHPKSHYSYQLAVLHCQQAIEKILKTILVDMGKEPKRVHNLIFLLEESGLDPPIEFKNYIEQLNPHYQPARYPDISHKGPVLRYDKKTADYHFAKTKEVFSWIEKKLSHKE
- the miaA gene encoding tRNA (adenosine(37)-N6)-dimethylallyltransferase MiaA, coding for MPNINPIILLGQTAVGKTKLSIELAKKINGEIISADSMQVYRGMDIGTAKPATEERQGILHHLIDIRNPNEEWTVSDFVGEVNKLIPPLSFSPLIRGRCPELVEGQRGYIIVGGTGLYLWSLLEGFQFPIVETNKEVREELESIPTPTLYSQLSEIDPAAAEKINRNDKKRIIRALEVFELTGKPISELQKKHPLSFSPLVRGRCPELVEGQRGSSYTIIGLSLPREILYERINKRVDNMIAKGLIDEVKGLLAKGYPKDIRSFQALGYKEVIEYLDGNFTKEQMIEELKKRTRNFARRQMTWFKRFKDVNWIESRENPIDAIKPLTHFF
- the rnc gene encoding ribonuclease III — its product is MQRDKELAELEKKLGISFLNKQLLNQSLTHASFAHEEKIPDNERLEFLGDAVIKLVISEYIYNKFPSRPEGDLTKIRATVISDETLAREANTVKLGEYLLLSENEKKTGGDRRKSNVANAFESLVGAIYLDAGLGKVRDFLLDFLRAEIDKVSREGYIKDYKSALQEFVQKKKWLLPQYKVLKELGPRHEKLFVIGVKIKGKIMGEGRGMNKKEAEQKAAEEALKALQCM
- a CDS encoding dihydroorotase gives rise to the protein MHVIIKDGTILDARSQKEIKADILIENGKIKEIGKNLKGPANTTIIDAEGLLVSPGLIDMHCHLRDPGDPEDESIESGTRSAALGGFTTIACMPNTNPPLDNSAMIKYITSKSKQVGVVNVLPVGAVTKGLLGRHLTEMGKMIEEGAVAFSDDGMPVSNSQVMRHALEYAKIFGTTIISHSEDLELSAEGQMNEGGLSTILGLKGIPALAEETAIARDIDLASQFGPIHITHVSTAKSVDIIREAKKKGIPVTADTCPHYFSLTENAVEGYNTLAKVNPPLRTQDDVEAIKKGLKDGTIDAIATDHAPHKAEKKNVEFASAAKGSVGFETALSLSLAELKPLLSVNQIIEKLTLAPSIILGIHKGEIKVGADADITIIDPNAEYEINIEAFVSRSKNSPFDKRFVRGKVLHTIVSGRIVVRDGRLVQ
- a CDS encoding zinc metallopeptidase encodes the protein MFFYSDPTFILLIPAMLLAVYAQFKVKSTFSKYSEVKAASGNTAAQVSRSLLDAAGLRSIPVQQVEGELTDHYDPRDKTLHLSTSVYNSNSVAAIGVAAHEVGHAIQDSKAYAPLALRNNLVPAAMLGSNMAIPLFFMGLIFSFPMLMDIGIIVFSLAVAFQVITLPVEFNASSRAIKLLSDGSYLTVNEIPMARSVLNAAALTYIAATAMAVLNLVRLIALRNERD
- a CDS encoding 3-isopropylmalate dehydratase small subunit — its product is MELKGSARTLKVMDDINTDYIISGRYKFKIQDPVELAKHVMEDIDPEFFSKVKKGDFLVAGRNFGCGSSREQAPMAIKYANIAVVLAKSFARIFYRNCFNLGLPAIECDTDKISEGDELTIDFDNGKIVNNTKKIDIKIAPLPKTMQILLSEGGLVEHFKKHGGFKVI
- a CDS encoding nucleotidyltransferase domain-containing protein — its product is MDREKIKPQRVIDAFLKHIPSNIRVNGVFLFGSFATGKTHKDSDIDFIVISPDFKKMQFMKRLELLSHIQGADPVTRSVPMDIIGYTPEEFKNIDKKSIIMKKAKKEGKFLSLNQN
- a CDS encoding ATP-binding protein — protein: MFKRNIEKDLLQWKTKENRKPLILRGARQTGKTTVIRQFSKEFKHLVELNLEIDAINKIFSEVKNIDEIIQSIESLANQRIIPGETLLFIDEIQNSIPAIRLLRYFYENIPELHVIAAGSLLEVRMKKEGWSFPVGRVEFLYLYPVSFVEFLNALKEDIILENINNCKINKPLAAPIHEKILKLLADYMVIGGMPEAVQLFMSNKSIKLAREFHTALSLSFKEDFVKYSKSSEVEYLKLVWERVPFEIGNRIKYSKLSGTNTASKNISEAFNILHEAMLVERILPTVNTSAPLTRKLKSAPKAFFLDIGLCAHMLNLSKDQIYNKLINPFFEGALFEEFVGQELLALDPRDRRPLFFWTREEKGTSSELDYIIQLNGRLCPIEVKAGSHGSLKSLHQFLYRSGLNLGIRIYNGQLTLEEHSLSLSNSHVIQYKLLSIPFYLVFNIENIINQISK
- a CDS encoding archease, with product MINKFETIKHPTDIGIIAHGKNIKEVFENAAFAMFSLMTELQAVKTAESFTVKVKGDDREDLFINWLNELNYLEDAKHMLFREFNITRLSDNSLEAVVNGERINKSLHLMHRAIKEATFNGLELTQNKARVVFDV